The DNA region TTCTTACCCGCACGGCCCGGCATGGCGCGCACACTCGGTTCAGCTCGGCACGCGCGTCTGATCGAGCTCGTCGTACGTGCGCGGGAGGCGGCAGGCCTGACCCAGGCGGAGGTGGCAGGCCGGCTCGGGCGACACCAGCCATTCGTGTCGAA from Methylobacterium sp. NMS14P includes:
- a CDS encoding helix-turn-helix domain-containing protein, which produces MARTLGSARHARLIELVVRAREAAGLTQAEVAGRLGRHQPFVSNIESGERRVDLIELLDLAAIIGLDLNHVVEELTRVPSK